One genomic segment of Lysobacter sp. 5GHs7-4 includes these proteins:
- a CDS encoding phage tail protein translates to MPQVGDIWESYRASEFVLVIDGRESPGVSKIGGLSEGEIETVEQPHGGSFRVFKTAGAKVKFDSLTIERYVDGSPEDQRFKDWFQECFKLNRDDQGGSVPRRDGMIVKRHNGADVLTFAFYGAWVKSSKFTDLEAGSTNHFKQTIVLEHEGLERVE, encoded by the coding sequence ATGCCACAAGTCGGAGACATTTGGGAAAGTTACCGCGCAAGCGAGTTCGTACTGGTGATCGACGGGCGCGAAAGCCCCGGCGTGAGCAAGATCGGCGGACTCAGCGAAGGCGAGATCGAGACCGTGGAGCAACCGCACGGCGGTTCGTTCCGCGTGTTCAAGACCGCCGGCGCGAAGGTCAAGTTCGACTCGCTCACGATCGAGCGCTACGTCGACGGCAGTCCGGAGGACCAGCGTTTCAAGGACTGGTTCCAGGAGTGCTTCAAGCTCAATCGCGACGACCAGGGCGGCTCGGTGCCGCGCCGCGACGGAATGATCGTCAAGCGCCATAACGGCGCCGACGTGCTGACCTTCGCCTTCTACGGCGCCTGGGTGAAGTCGTCGAAGTTCACCGACCTGGAAGCCGGGTCCACCAACCACTTCAAGCAAACCATCGTCCTCGAGCACGAAGGACTGGAGCGTGTCGAATGA
- a CDS encoding sigma-54 dependent transcriptional regulator: MPYGETLGRSPHIRGFLYASDACAKVAERLPVIAGSDSSVLIVGETGTGKEICAQALHYLSRRSAGPWVAVNCAAVPVELIESELFGHVKGAFTTAHNSRHGLVKEAEGGTMFLDDIDCLPLLAQGKLLRFLQQQEYRPVGCNAMQRSDVRVIAASNRDLRLMVRQNSFRQDLYFRLNVLPIALPPLRERREDIALLAGHFVQLFDQAHGGRGRRLTSEALQKLLAYDWPGNVRELRHVIERSVLLAAGERIDADDIAIDADLDADSGADAPPDGIAGESFQSAKKRVVERFERQYIETLLALHHGNLTHAAQAAKKNRRAFFELVRKHHIDTRRFNDAS; encoded by the coding sequence ATGCCTTACGGCGAAACGCTAGGACGATCGCCCCACATTCGCGGATTCCTCTACGCCAGCGATGCCTGCGCGAAGGTCGCGGAGCGTTTGCCGGTGATCGCGGGCAGCGATTCCAGCGTACTGATCGTCGGCGAGACCGGCACCGGCAAGGAGATCTGCGCGCAGGCGCTGCACTATCTGTCGCGGCGTTCGGCCGGGCCCTGGGTCGCGGTCAATTGCGCCGCGGTGCCGGTGGAACTGATCGAAAGCGAGCTGTTCGGTCACGTCAAAGGCGCGTTCACCACCGCCCACAATTCCCGCCACGGCCTGGTCAAGGAGGCCGAGGGCGGCACCATGTTCCTCGACGACATCGACTGCCTGCCGTTGCTGGCGCAGGGCAAGCTGCTGCGCTTCCTGCAGCAGCAGGAGTACCGCCCGGTCGGCTGCAACGCCATGCAGCGCTCCGACGTGCGCGTGATCGCGGCCAGCAATCGCGACCTGCGCTTGATGGTGCGGCAGAACAGCTTCCGTCAGGACTTGTATTTCCGCCTCAACGTGCTGCCGATCGCCTTGCCGCCGCTGCGCGAGCGCCGCGAGGACATCGCCCTGCTGGCCGGCCATTTCGTGCAACTGTTCGATCAGGCCCATGGCGGACGTGGCCGCAGGCTCACCTCCGAAGCGCTGCAGAAGCTGCTGGCCTACGACTGGCCCGGCAACGTGCGCGAGCTGCGCCACGTGATCGAACGCTCGGTGCTGCTGGCCGCGGGCGAGCGCATCGACGCCGACGATATCGCCATCGATGCCGATCTCGACGCCGATTCCGGAGCGGACGCGCCGCCCGACGGCATCGCCGGCGAATCCTTCCAATCGGCCAAGAAGCGCGTGGTCGAGCGTTTCGAACGCCAATACATCGAGACCCTGCTGGCCCTGCACCACGGCAACCTCACCCATGCCGCGCAAGCGGCCAAGAAAAACCGGCGCGCGTTCTTCGAACTGGTGCGCAAGCACCACATCGACACGCGCCGCTTCAACGACGCCTCCTGA
- the ssb gene encoding single-stranded DNA-binding protein, producing MARGINKVILVGNLGNDPETKYTQGGMAVTTLSLATTSVRKDKDGNTQERTEWHRVKLFGKLGEIAGEYLRKGRQVYIEGSIRYDKFTGQDGVEKYFTDIVADDMQMLGGPGGEGGGGGGGGREFRGGGGGGDRAPRQSGGGGGGGYSGGGRQDSGPRRDAPPAKSNDFGSDFADDDIPF from the coding sequence ATGGCACGTGGCATCAATAAGGTCATCCTGGTCGGCAACCTCGGCAACGACCCCGAAACCAAGTACACCCAGGGCGGCATGGCCGTGACCACGCTCAGCCTGGCCACCACCAGCGTCCGCAAGGACAAGGACGGCAACACCCAGGAGCGCACCGAGTGGCACCGGGTCAAGCTGTTCGGCAAGCTCGGCGAGATCGCCGGCGAGTACCTGCGCAAGGGCCGTCAGGTCTATATCGAAGGCTCGATCCGTTACGACAAGTTCACCGGTCAGGACGGCGTCGAGAAGTATTTCACCGACATCGTCGCCGACGACATGCAGATGCTGGGCGGTCCGGGCGGTGAAGGCGGCGGTGGCGGCGGTGGCGGTCGCGAATTCCGCGGCGGTGGTGGTGGCGGCGATCGCGCCCCGCGTCAATCCGGCGGCGGTGGCGGCGGCGGGTACAGCGGCGGTGGCCGTCAGGACTCGGGCCCGCGTCGCGATGCGCCGCCGGCCAAGTCCAACGACTTCGGCAGCGATTTCGCCGACGACGACATCCCGTTCTGA
- a CDS encoding phage tail sheath subtilisin-like domain-containing protein produces MSFIGINVREVDGTGAPVLAAAPTSIAGFNILTRRGTPNQAVMVDSYARFVERFGGYFPGGLGAYLVKGYFDNGGQVAYVNRVVSDDPATGHAPGTLALRDTSPADTLRISAGFRGNEDPGSWGNGLQVQVARSTPTTTRLREAAAATITGTVALVAPVDMSTLPSLTIRVDGSLDNTVITFLPADFPGGAANATPAQIRDAINGRQSRVVASLTGPGNLVLTSTGEVARMSDGWTSIQVIAANATLGFAIAAAVPGTASAVATNGATLRRTEDFDLGDAIEVFDPTVPANTAMVKLLSRNPLTGAVTWGPPIAGIAAWTAQNIRVRNLRFSVTVAEGGTEAENVRETWSDLSMEADTPNYAPARINDAIRGSRYIVAEDLLSASAVGADRPAVLAWTPLAAGRDGTPTSAHFNGDPAQRSGLFAFDPHDVQLLTCERTDPAIVAAALAYCENRGDCMYVGAVPEGFTEAGQAVAYGQSFQAKKAYGALYAPWITIADPAGVGDNPRRNIPPVGHVLGVYARVERTRGVWKAPAGDEANLAGVLDVTYRLTDAEHTQLVKDGSVNGIRAIPRAGIVIDSSRTLSTDPRWMYVGVRLLFNFVKSSLKNGLRWVRQEPNRQSLWNAVKFNAVNPFLLGLWRQGAFGTGSPEEVFTVICDASNNPPDQVDQGLLNVEVYFYPSKPAETIVITVGQQPSGASASEG; encoded by the coding sequence ATGAGCTTCATCGGCATCAATGTGCGGGAAGTCGACGGAACGGGCGCGCCGGTACTGGCCGCCGCGCCCACCTCCATCGCGGGCTTCAACATCCTGACCCGGCGCGGCACGCCGAATCAGGCCGTGATGGTCGATTCCTACGCTCGCTTCGTCGAGCGGTTCGGCGGCTATTTCCCGGGAGGCCTGGGCGCGTACCTCGTCAAGGGCTATTTCGACAACGGCGGCCAGGTCGCCTACGTCAACCGGGTGGTCTCCGACGATCCCGCCACCGGCCATGCGCCGGGCACGCTGGCGCTGCGCGACACCAGTCCCGCCGACACGCTGCGGATCTCGGCCGGCTTCCGCGGCAACGAGGATCCGGGCAGTTGGGGCAACGGCTTGCAGGTGCAGGTCGCGCGTTCCACGCCGACCACCACGCGTCTGCGCGAAGCCGCCGCGGCCACCATCACCGGCACCGTGGCGCTGGTCGCGCCCGTCGACATGAGCACGCTGCCCAGCCTGACCATCCGCGTCGACGGCTCGCTGGACAACACCGTGATCACCTTCCTGCCCGCGGATTTCCCGGGCGGCGCGGCCAACGCCACGCCGGCGCAGATCCGCGACGCGATCAACGGCCGTCAGAGCCGCGTGGTCGCCTCGCTGACCGGCCCCGGCAACCTGGTGCTGACCTCGACCGGCGAAGTCGCGCGCATGAGCGACGGCTGGACCTCGATCCAGGTGATCGCCGCCAACGCCACCCTGGGCTTCGCGATCGCCGCGGCGGTGCCGGGCACCGCCAGCGCGGTCGCCACCAACGGCGCCACCCTGCGCCGCACCGAGGACTTCGACCTCGGCGACGCGATCGAAGTGTTCGACCCGACCGTGCCGGCCAACACCGCCATGGTCAAGCTGCTGTCGCGCAACCCGCTGACCGGCGCGGTCACCTGGGGCCCGCCGATCGCCGGCATCGCCGCCTGGACCGCGCAGAACATCCGCGTGCGCAACCTGCGCTTCAGCGTGACCGTCGCCGAGGGCGGCACCGAGGCCGAGAACGTGCGCGAGACCTGGTCGGACCTGTCGATGGAAGCCGACACCCCGAACTACGCGCCGGCACGCATCAACGACGCCATCCGCGGTTCGCGCTACATCGTCGCCGAAGATCTGCTCAGCGCCAGCGCGGTCGGCGCCGATCGTCCGGCGGTGCTGGCCTGGACGCCGCTGGCGGCCGGCCGCGACGGCACGCCGACGTCGGCGCACTTCAACGGCGATCCGGCGCAGCGCAGCGGCTTGTTCGCCTTCGATCCGCACGACGTGCAGCTGCTGACCTGCGAGCGCACCGATCCGGCGATCGTCGCCGCGGCCCTGGCCTACTGCGAGAACCGCGGCGACTGCATGTACGTGGGCGCGGTGCCGGAGGGCTTCACCGAGGCCGGTCAGGCGGTCGCCTACGGCCAGTCGTTCCAGGCCAAGAAGGCCTATGGCGCGCTGTACGCGCCGTGGATCACCATCGCCGATCCGGCCGGCGTCGGCGACAACCCGCGCCGCAACATCCCGCCGGTCGGCCACGTGCTGGGCGTGTACGCGCGCGTGGAACGCACGCGCGGCGTGTGGAAGGCGCCCGCGGGCGACGAGGCCAACCTGGCCGGCGTGCTCGACGTGACCTACCGCCTCACCGACGCCGAGCACACGCAACTGGTCAAGGACGGCAGCGTCAACGGCATCCGCGCGATTCCGCGCGCCGGCATCGTCATCGATTCCTCGCGCACGCTGAGCACCGATCCGCGCTGGATGTACGTCGGCGTGCGCCTGCTCTTCAACTTCGTCAAGAGCAGCCTGAAGAACGGCCTGCGCTGGGTCCGTCAGGAACCCAACCGCCAGTCGCTGTGGAACGCGGTCAAGTTCAACGCCGTGAACCCGTTCCTGCTGGGCCTGTGGCGACAGGGCGCGTTCGGCACCGGTTCGCCGGAAGAGGTGTTCACCGTCATCTGCGACGCCTCCAACAACCCGCCGGACCAGGTCGATCAGGGCCTGCTCAACGTCGAGGTCTATTTCTATCCGTCCAAGCCGGCGGAAACCATCGTCATCACCGTCGGCCAGCAGCCCTCCGGGGCGTCGGCGTCCGAAGGCTGA